Genomic segment of Wolbachia endosymbiont (group A) of Longitarsus flavicornis:
ATTTCTAGAATCCATCTTCCATCACCCAAATTTTATTGCAGCAAAGCTCCACACGAGATTCATTCCAGATCATTACCCTAGTGGGTTTCACGGCGATTTTGTTACAGAAGAGTATATTAAAATATTTATTTTCACTACGTTATATGTTCATTTAGAAAATGAAGAAAGGTATTATCATAAGGCAGTGAATGAAACGCTTGTAGTTGTAATAAATGACAATGAGTACTCTGTAAACGTAAAGTACCAAGATAATACGTTAATAACAATATACAACCATAACGTATATTCTGTAAGTGGTAAGTGGAAATCAAGTCATAAGTTACTATATATTACAATTAATGATGATGCTGATATAACACTTAAAGTAGAAAAACAAGGCAGTAAATACTTCATAAGACATGCAGGCATGAAAGCTGAATGTTGTGTATTCAAATCTCATGTAGCTGAATTAAGTAAGTTAATGCTAAACAATAAAACAGAAGGGATTTCAGCAGATGCCGTAAGATCCCCAATATCTGGCTTATTAGTTAAATTACACGTAAATGTAGGAGATCAGGTAGAAATAGGACAACCTTTATTTGTTGTGGAAGCGATGAAAATGGAAAATATTATATGTGCTGAAGCAGCAATGGTGATAAAAAATATTCCCGTTCAAGAAGGAAAAAATGTGCAGATTGGTGATATAGTATTAGCTCTGCTTTCTTAAATAACACAAGAAGTATAAACTTGATCCAAACAAGATAAATGAAAACACTTGATGAGCTATGGCAATGGCTATTGGTATGTGTAACAAAAGAGTAACCACCCCTAAAATTATCTGAATGACGATGGAGAGCAGCATAATATATACCGGTTTTACGCTAGCATTTTTTACTGTGAGTATTACTACCAAAGTTAGTATTAGCAATGCCAGTGCTCGATGTATAAATTGCACTGTTGCTCTGTTCTCAAAGATATTCAGCCATATAGGCTGTAAGAAAAATAAATCTTCTGGAACGACTTGTCCGTCCATTAGTGGAAAGGTATTGTAAATTAGACCAGCATTTAATCCTGCAACAAATGCGCCGAAAATTATTTGTATCATGATCAGAACTAAAATAATTCCTACGTAGTACTTGGTGTTACAACTAATCTTAAGTTTAGTTTGCTTTGGCCTGATTTGGTAATCAAAAAATTGATATGACAATAATGCAAAGATAATTAATGCTAATAATAAGTGAAGTGCAAGCCTATAGTGGCTAACATGAGGTTCAGTTACTAAACCACTTTTAACCATATACCAACCAGCAAAAGCTTGTAAAGCTCCAAATAATAATGCCATAAATAGCTTTATTACTACTTTTTTAGATATTTTTCTTCTTAATGTGAAATATATAAATGGCAGGACAAAAACTAAACCTGTTAGTCTTGCAACCAATCTGTGTACATATTCTATTAAGTATATAGCGCGAAACTCCTCCATACTCATACCATAGTTGAATGCTTTATACTCAGGTGTAGCCTCGTATTTTAATTTTTCTTGTAGCCAGTCTTGCTCATTCAGTGGTGGTAATGTTCCAGTAATAGGTTTCCACTCCGTGATTGACAATCCCGCTCTTGTAAGTCTGGTAAATCCACCAATTCCTACCATAAGAATTACCATGACCGAGCAGAGAAAAAGCCAAATAGCTACAGGTTTTGCTTCCATAAACCATGTTTAGTTTTGTTCCATCGCTCAGGGTAAAGAATAAATTCCCACAAGGCAAGAAAAGCTGCTGCACTATGTAGCAGACTATAGACCGGAAAAAATATCGATACTATATAAAAATAAAAAGGCATCTTTTGCTGTTTGACAGCTATTACCAAAAGAATCAGGTTAGTAACGTATACCACTACAAAGTAGTACAAAAATAATTCATTTAAAACTTTAGTTAATATCAATGAAAGCAGTAAAAATGGAGTAGTAAAAAATATAAAAGCTGCAGAGCCAACAAAAAGATTCAATAGCAAAATTCCCTTAAATCCAGTGTGTTTATAAAGTGACTTTATATTTTTTAAATGAACAATATAAGTTTGCATATAGCCTTTGATCCAGCGCGCTCTTTGCTTAATCCAAGCAAATACAGCAATTGGTGACTCTTCCAATGTTTCTGAGTCAATCATCCTGGTTTTATATCCCATTTGCGCAAGTCTCAAACCGAGGTCAGCATCTTCGGTAACACTATAAGCATCCCAGAAAAACACTTTTTTTAGAATTTTTACTGAAAAATGATTACTGCTACCACCCAAAGGCATCGGCATGTTCATTTTTTGGAATCCAGGCAATAAGTATTGAAACCAGTTCATATACTCCAGAGAAAAGGATTTTGTGAGAAAATTATAATCACAATTATAGTAATTTAATTTTGCCTGTACACAGGCTAACTTATCGTCGCCCTTATTAAATTCAATCAGTGCTTTTTTTAACTGCAATGGGTCTGGTTTATCGTCCGCATCATATATTACTGCATACTTTCCTCTAGCAAAGCTCATAGCATAATTGCATGACTTGGCTTTTGTTCTAGGCAAAGAATGAGGCACTTTTATTACTTCAAAATACTGCGGTAAAGTGTACTTTTCTATAGCTGCTAGCGTTTCTTGGTCATCACTTTCTACCTGAAGCTTCACATCTAATTTTGATTTTGGATAATCCAAACTTTCAATGCTTTCAACCAATTGCTCTATCACTGCACTTTCTTTAAAAGCAGGCAATAAAATAGTATATATAGGAAAATCTTCTTCACTCAGCTTACTATAATCCACTTTTTGGTTGGAGGTTTCACATAAGTTAAAAATTGTAGCTATAAACTTGAATAAATAGCTAGAACATCCGATTATAAATATCAACATCAAAGCAAAATATTTATATTTCTCTGTTAGTGTTAAAATTGAAGTTACAATAAAGAAAGAAGCAAAAAATATTGAGCTTAGTTTAATGCTTTTGGCTGAAAAATTAGGATTCTTGTAATATAAGTAGTTGCTTGCAAATTCTGAAATACCAAAGTGCGAGTTAAGAAGATTTAAAATCTGTTCGCTATCCACTTTTATTAATACATAGTCAATACCGTAATGAGTTTCGACCCAACAGGTGATATCTAGACTTGTGTCTTCAACCATAAAAAAAGTAGTATCATTTAATTTTTGCCAAGGAATTATATTAAATTTATAGTAAAAAAGTTTCTCTTGCTCTTTGCACAAACTAGAATCAAACTTAATTTTTTCTACATTATCAGCTTGAAGTATAGGCATTAAACCTAATGCAATTTTTTATTTAAGTTACGTGAAAATGAAGATATGACCTCACTACTACGCTTATCATCTTTACGTTCATGCATTATTTTTTTTACAGCATCAGCAGCTATACTCGCTGTGTTAGCCTGTAAATCTCCAAGAGCTTTTTCAACTTGGTCAGTGACTTTCTTCAAATTAGAATGGGCATTGTCATCTAACGTCTGATCTAGCTGCTGTCTATTGTGCTTAATGATACTATTAGCTTTATCAAGTGTTTCATTCATCATTTTATTAACTTCTGCATCTAATTTTTTGTATTTTTCAGAAGATTTTTTGTAATACTCCAACATATCTTTCCTGAATTTTTCAGTTTCTTCACTTGAAAATTTGCTTTTGTTACGCTTATTGTTAAGCGCATTTTTTATCACTTTCTTCAGCAATTTATACGAAAGGACAAAAATTACCAAAAAGGCAAGACCGATAATCATTGATGTAGACATAAAAACCCCTAAAATTCTTTGGACACCAAGTCAGCAATAAATTCCTCTTCAATTTCAGAATTGGTCAATTTAGTATAATAAATTAAAGCAATACTAGTAGCCATTTGTTTTAACTGATCAGTATATTCAGATTTAAATTCTGCCACTTTTTCTTCAATAAGCTTGCTCATTTTTTTGTCTTCCTCTTCTAATATATTCTTAACATTAGCTCTCATTTCTTCTACCTGAGCAAGTGCATCATCTATGATTTTTTTTGCCTGTATTCTAGCTTGGTTTAAAGCGGCATTATACTTGGCAATCTGATCTTCCGTAAGTCTTAAAAGATGAACAGAACTATTAAAAGAATCCAATACTTCTTTACTTCTAGTGCTTATTATTTCATCTAACTTTGGCAAAAATAAACAACTTACTACAAAAAAAAGTGAAGAAAAAAAAATTAAAAACCAAAAAACTTGAGAAAAGAAAGTTGAAACATCAAGTTGTGGCATCTGTTAAGCAGCAAATATTAATAACATTGCAAGTACAAACGCAAGCAATCCCATGATTTCAACCATGGCAGCACCAATATAAACATAACTTTTCATTTTACCTTCTGATTCAGGGTTTCTCGCAATCCCATTTAACATAGCAGAGAAGATATTAGCTATACCTAAACCAGCACCGAGCATTCCAAACACAGCTAAACCAATTGCTATAAATTTTAAAGCTCCTAAATCCATATATTACCTTTAATTATTTCTTTATAATATAATTGTAAAATATTCTACAAGGAAGTCAATTACTTTACTGCATCTGACAAATATACACATGTTAATATAGTAAATATATAAGCTTGTAAAATTGCAACAAATACTTCAAACCCTATCAATGCAATTATGAACAAAAACGGCGCAGGAGTGAGAAATATGTTCATATTTACAATAAACCCTGCTATCACTTTGATGATTGTATGACCCGCAATCATATTTGCTGCAAGCCTTATTGATAGGCTAATCGGCCTTACTAAATAAGCAAACAACTTAATAATAATTATTATAGGTGCAAGCCACGAAGGAGTTCCTTTTGGTAGCAATATGCGTAAAAATTCTACTCCCCTTTCTTTAAATCCAACAATCGTTATATAAGTAAAAACTACCATCGATAAAGCGAAGGTGACTATCACATGACTTGTGACCGTGAAACTATAAGGAAGAACACCAACCAAATTACATGATAAAATGAAAATAAACACTGTAAATATCAATGGAATGTGCTGCAAGCCTTTGCTTCCAGTGTTACTTTCTATTATTGAAATAACAAAATCATATACATACTCAACTGCAGCTTGCAAATATCCTGGTATTACTGACCCCTTCTTTATTCCAAAAAGCAAAAAGAGTATCATCAATATCACCGAAATCATCATGAAAAGAGATGAATTGGTAAAGCTTACGTCATACCCAAATAACCTAGGTAACTCTATTATCGTATATACTTTAAATTGCTCTAGCGGATTTAACGCCATTTTGACCCTATGTACTTGAACTATAACAGTAAATAAAGTATGAATTTTATAGGACAAAGTCAAGGGTTAAGATAAGGCTCTGTGTTATTATAACATTGATACATTAACAAAATATGTAATTAGAGTGTTAATTACAGTCAGCTCTGTATTTTAAAATTTACTAATCTTATTAAATTATTTGACTTAACATCTTATTTTAATTATAATTTAATTTTTAGTGAGGTATATAATGAACGAAATAGATTTTATTAACGCTAATCATCCCTTAAATTTAGAGCAGGAATTTGGTAACGGATACATCAAATTGACAGATGGTTCCTTTAACGAATATACTGGCCATTATCAAATAGGAAGCGAAATACTAGATGAAAGCCATAATATGATAGGAGACTTAACTATAGATGGCTACATTCATAGCTTCCATGCAGATAACCACAATATGAATCTTAAATTCTTTACGGAGATAGATTTAAAAGGTGATATCAAGAAGATATAAAGTTACAAAAACTTCTGCATCATTGCTCATGATACAGAAGTCACTTTTCATTTCACTACAATAAGCTTTAAAATCACTACACTTTACATTACAATAACTTTTTCACTTCTTTTTAGGTCCATGAAATTCACATTATCTTGGTTATTAGAGTACTTAGAAACCAATGCTAGTTTAGAAGAAATTACCGATAAATTAACTCACATAGGGTTAGAAGTAGAAGATGTGATCGATAATTCCAGATTGACTGGGTTTATCGTTGCAGAGGTATTAGAAGTCGTACCTCATCCAAATGCTGATAAATTAAAATTATGTAAAGTAGATGACGGAAGTAAAATTCTACAAATAGTTTGCGGAGCAAACAATGTTAGAGAAGGTATGAAAACTGTGCTTGCATCTCTTGGTAGCACATTGCCAGAAAGTGATTTCACAATCAAGCCCACAAAAATACGAGGAGTGCTAAGTGAAGGGATGCTTTGCTCTGCTTCTGAACTTGCATTTACTCAAGAAGAAAGTGAAGGAATAATTGAACTTTCTAATGATTATAAAGTAGGGGATAAATTTTTCAATTGTGACCCTGTAATTGATATAAATGTTACTCCAAACCGTGGAGATTGCTTAGGCATTTATGGAATAGCTCGCGACCTTGCTGCAACTGGAATTGGGACATTAAAGACTTTAAGCATTCCACAACTTACTAGCTCCATAAATTCACCAATCGATGTTGAAGTTACCGACAGGGAAAGTTTTATTAGTGGAATATACATTGCCAATGTAAAAAATCAAGAAAGCCCAAAATGGTTAAAAGATAGGCTGGAATCGATAGGAATGCGCTCCATTTCTGCAATAGTTGACATTACTAACTATATTATGATATCTTTCAGCCGCCCAATGCACGCGTATGATGCAAAAAAAATAGAAGGAGAGCTCACAGTACGCAAAGCAAATGACGGAGAAAAATTTGCTGGTTTAAACGGTAAAGAATACTTATTAAACAAAGACATAAGCGTTATTGCAGGTGATAAAAATATTCATGGAGTTGCTGGAATTATAGGTGGAAAGTGCAGTGGATGTACACTTGAAACTACTGATATCTTTTTAGAGTCTGCTTGGTTTGACCCTATATCTATCGCTAAATCTGCAAGGCAAATAAACATCTCCACAGACGCTAGTTACAGATTTGCACGCTCAGTTGATCCTGGATTCACTCTTGATGGGCTGGATCTTGCAACTCAGATGATCTTGGAGTTATGTGGTGGAGAGATCTCAAGCGTAGTGTCTGCCGGTAATCTAGATAAAGAATACACCTCTGTCATTCCAGTGTGTGACACTGGGATCCAGGAAAAAACATGCCGGAATGATGCTAAGATAAGCCTTGATTACCAAGATATAAACAAGTTTGGAAGTGTATCTGTATCGCCTGATGAAGTGTTCGATATCTTAACGAAACTAGGGTTTAGTATTGATAAAAAAACCGAAGGCAATTGGAATGTACAAGTACCAAGCTGGAGACCGGACGTGACAATACCGGCTGACCTAATTGAAGAAGTAACAAGAATATACGGCTATGACAAAATAAAAGAAGAACCACTACCAAATAATGTTGAAGAAGTAGATAGTACATACGACAATTTGCGTATTTTGATGACAAACAGAGGGTTTCATGAAGTGCTAACCTGGTCGTTTATGAGTGAATCAACAGCTGAAAAATTTGGTTACTTGAATAAGTTATTTATCATCGATAATCCGTTTAATCATAACTTTAATATAATGAGACCAAGTATCATGCCAAATTTGTTGCAAATTACTGCCGATAATATCGCTCATGGAATATCTGACCTTGCAATCTTTGAAATTGGACCGATTTATGATAATGAAGGTATTCTCAATCAACCTAAATATGTTTTAAGTGGAATAAGAACAGGAAATAATTTGCCGAGAAATCATTATAATACTGATAGGAAAGTAGATGTTTTTGACGCAAAGGCTGATTGCATAGCAGCTTTGGAGTTTTTTAACGTTAATTGTGATAATTTAACGATAGAGAGAGCAGAAAAAGAACATTACCACCCAGGAAAGTCAGGCACTCTCTTTTTTAAGAATAAAGTAGCAGGTTATTTTGGAGAGTTGCATCCTAATATATTAGATCTTTTTGATATCAAGCAAAAAGTTGTAGGTTTTGAGGTAATACTAGAAAATATTGAAAATTTACCTGCACGTAGAAAGAAATTTATCGATTATAAATACCAAAGTGTAAAGCGTGATTTTGCGTTTATTGTAAATAAGGATGTAGAAGCAGGTAACATAGTCAATATGGTGAAAAAAAGCTCAGAGCTCATCACAGAAGTTTTAGTATTTGATATATACCACGGGAATAATATAGAGCCGAATAAAATGTCTATAGCATTGTCAGTCACTTTCTGCTCTCCAACTCACACTTTAACTGAAGAAGAAATCCAAAAAGAATCAAGTGCTATAGTTAATTTAGTATGTGAAAATACCGGAGGAACTTTGAGAGCTTATCATTAAGCCGCAATCGTAGTTTCCTGCTTTGGCTGTGCCAAGCTTACCTCATCTAATCTACTCCCAACCTTGAATTCAACATCCTTAAAAAATCTATCCCACATTCCATGCAAATGCTCTTCTATTTTAGGCCATACATCATTTTTAAATGTTTCTCCTTCATCAGAAAATAAATCACCTAAAAAAGCCCCAGCTTTCTCATAATTTGACTCGAAATGTTGAAGAAATGTCTCTACTTCCTTATAAGTATCATGTGCCGCATCCAATGCTTTTCCTTCTATACTCTCATTCTTTTTCGTGGCTGACCAACCCGTATTAATATATCCCCAACTAATTTTCAAAAAGTCCAAAATCCGCAAAAACCTATTCTCATTAGACTTCTTTCAAAATTGTTAGAGGGAGTGTAAGATGAAGTATTTGAAAGCATGAAATATAAGGAAATAGAAAAGTTAGAAGGAGAAAAGTTTCGACGTTTAACAGGGGTAAAAAAAGCAACATTTGAGCGAATGGTAGAAATTCTAGAAGTGGAGGATAAAAGAAAAAAAGCTAGAAGTGGAAGAAAAAGTAAACTTTGCATAGAAGACAGGCTACTTATGGCACTGGAATATATAAGAGAATATCGTACATATTTTCATATTGGGCAAAGCTATGGCATGAGTGAAAGTAACAGTTTTAAAATAATAAGATAGGTAGAAGACATATTAATAAAACATCCAGATTTTGCATTACCAGGAAAAAAAGAGCTATTAAAGAGTGATGTAGAATATGAAGTTTTAGTAATAGACGGAACTGAAACGCCAGTAGAGAGACCAAAAAAAAGCAAAAGCCCTTCTACTCTGGAAAGAAAAAAAGGCATACTATAAAAACACAAATAGTAACAGAGAAGAAGAGTAAAAAAGTCATATGCACATCTTTCTCGAATGGTAGAAAACACGATTTTCGGATGTTTAGAGAATCAAAGGTAGCAATATTACCGGACACCAAAATCTTAGCTGATGCCGGCTACAGGGGAATGCAGAAGATACACAAAAATGTTGTATTACCGCACAGGAAAATGAAAAAGAATCCGTTAAGCAAAGAACAAAAAAAAGAGAACAGGGCACTTATGAGCCAAAGGGCAATTGTTGAAAACGTAATTGGCTTATTGAAAAGGTTTAAAATCATCTCGGACAGGTATAGAAACCGACGAAAACGTTTTGGTTTAAGGTTTAATTTGATTGCTGCAATTCACAATTTTGAGCTCCATACATGAATTTTGAAAGAAGTCTACTGTAATTACTCATATTAACTCCTATAAAAAATTATAATTTTCAAAATCAACTCAGCTACATTGAAATGGTATGTGGAGAAAGTAATAGCCTGCTAGCAAGCTATTACCTTTTTTATTAAAGCAATCCGTTCTCTTCACCAGTAATATGGAGTAATGGAGGAGCTTCTCCAATCTCTGGTATATCATCAAGTCTAGTCTGAAGATCTTTAAGTTTAGCGTCTATCTCGCTTGTCTTTGCGCCTATGTTTTCTATAGTTAATGACAGTGGTGTTACTACGCCATTTGTAATCGCCTCACTTATATCGCCGTTATATTTATTAATACTTTTCATCAGACCATCATAAAAATTTTTAAGATTCTTAACGCTTACCGTGATTGCCGGTATAGCATTAATCTCTTCTTCTTTCATGACCTTGGTTATATCAATCCCATCCGGTGCGCTTTTAGTAGTAATCTTCTTTATTTCTGGTATTGCAAAATTTGGTTTATCAAACGCCGGTTTCTGAAGTTGCAATGCATTATTTGATTCAACTTCTTCACTAGAATATAATTTTATATTTTTATTCATAATAGTTACCTCCTATAAAAAAACTACCTATCTTTATAAATCACTACTATACAAATAACAGTGAGTCATTATTAATGTCTACTATTGTGAAGTCTGGAGCCTGTCCGATTTCTGGCATATCGTCCTTGATTTGCTTGAGCATCTCAATCATTTCCTTGTTCTGTTTACTCTGCTCTTCAAGTTCCCCTTTTAATGCATCAATAATAGCTTTGATCTTGATTGCTGAGATCACCGATCACAGCTGTCACTTTCTCATAAGGCAGTTTGTGAATGATGTCTTTAAGCTCTTCTGCGCCTACGTTATCCAAAAGTTCTTTAAACTGCTCATTAGACATATTGCGAGCAAAAGCTTGAAGTTTTTCTGGATTATCAACTAAAGACTTAATGATAATCTGAATCTTATTAGAATCAGTTAAATCCTGAGCAATTAATTCGAGTTTCTCATGATCAAG
This window contains:
- a CDS encoding COX15/CtaA family protein translates to MEAKPVAIWLFLCSVMVILMVGIGGFTRLTRAGLSITEWKPITGTLPPLNEQDWLQEKLKYEATPEYKAFNYGMSMEEFRAIYLIEYVHRLVARLTGLVFVLPFIYFTLRRKISKKVVIKLFMALLFGALQAFAGWYMVKSGLVTEPHVSHYRLALHLLLALIIFALLSYQFFDYQIRPKQTKLKISCNTKYYVGIILVLIMIQIIFGAFVAGLNAGLIYNTFPLMDGQVVPEDLFFLQPIWLNIFENRATVQFIHRALALLILTLVVILTVKNASVKPVYIMLLSIVIQIILGVVTLLLHIPIAIAIAHQVFSFILFGSSLYFLCYLRKQS
- a CDS encoding glycosyltransferase family 2 protein; amino-acid sequence: MPILQADNVEKIKFDSSLCKEQEKLFYYKFNIIPWQKLNDTTFFMVEDTSLDITCWVETHYGIDYVLIKVDSEQILNLLNSHFGISEFASNYLYYKNPNFSAKSIKLSSIFFASFFIVTSILTLTEKYKYFALMLIFIIGCSSYLFKFIATIFNLCETSNQKVDYSKLSEEDFPIYTILLPAFKESAVIEQLVESIESLDYPKSKLDVKLQVESDDQETLAAIEKYTLPQYFEVIKVPHSLPRTKAKSCNYAMSFARGKYAVIYDADDKPDPLQLKKALIEFNKGDDKLACVQAKLNYYNCDYNFLTKSFSLEYMNWFQYLLPGFQKMNMPMPLGGSSNHFSVKILKKVFFWDAYSVTEDADLGLRLAQMGYKTRMIDSETLEESPIAVFAWIKQRARWIKGYMQTYIVHLKNIKSLYKHTGFKGILLLNLFVGSAAFIFFTTPFLLLSLILTKVLNELFLYYFVVVYVTNLILLVIAVKQQKMPFYFYIVSIFFPVYSLLHSAAAFLALWEFILYPERWNKTKHGLWKQNL
- a CDS encoding F0F1 ATP synthase subunit C gives rise to the protein MDLGALKFIAIGLAVFGMLGAGLGIANIFSAMLNGIARNPESEGKMKSYVYIGAAMVEIMGLLAFVLAMLLIFAA
- a CDS encoding F0F1 ATP synthase subunit A, producing the protein MALNPLEQFKVYTIIELPRLFGYDVSFTNSSLFMMISVILMILFLLFGIKKGSVIPGYLQAAVEYVYDFVISIIESNTGSKGLQHIPLIFTVFIFILSCNLVGVLPYSFTVTSHVIVTFALSMVVFTYITIVGFKERGVEFLRILLPKGTPSWLAPIIIIIKLFAYLVRPISLSIRLAANMIAGHTIIKVIAGFIVNMNIFLTPAPFLFIIALIGFEVFVAILQAYIFTILTCVYLSDAVK
- the pheT gene encoding phenylalanine--tRNA ligase subunit beta; protein product: MKFTLSWLLEYLETNASLEEITDKLTHIGLEVEDVIDNSRLTGFIVAEVLEVVPHPNADKLKLCKVDDGSKILQIVCGANNVREGMKTVLASLGSTLPESDFTIKPTKIRGVLSEGMLCSASELAFTQEESEGIIELSNDYKVGDKFFNCDPVIDINVTPNRGDCLGIYGIARDLAATGIGTLKTLSIPQLTSSINSPIDVEVTDRESFISGIYIANVKNQESPKWLKDRLESIGMRSISAIVDITNYIMISFSRPMHAYDAKKIEGELTVRKANDGEKFAGLNGKEYLLNKDISVIAGDKNIHGVAGIIGGKCSGCTLETTDIFLESAWFDPISIAKSARQINISTDASYRFARSVDPGFTLDGLDLATQMILELCGGEISSVVSAGNLDKEYTSVIPVCDTGIQEKTCRNDAKISLDYQDINKFGSVSVSPDEVFDILTKLGFSIDKKTEGNWNVQVPSWRPDVTIPADLIEEVTRIYGYDKIKEEPLPNNVEEVDSTYDNLRILMTNRGFHEVLTWSFMSESTAEKFGYLNKLFIIDNPFNHNFNIMRPSIMPNLLQITADNIAHGISDLAIFEIGPIYDNEGILNQPKYVLSGIRTGNNLPRNHYNTDRKVDVFDAKADCIAALEFFNVNCDNLTIERAEKEHYHPGKSGTLFFKNKVAGYFGELHPNILDLFDIKQKVVGFEVILENIENLPARRKKFIDYKYQSVKRDFAFIVNKDVEAGNIVNMVKKSSELITEVLVFDIYHGNNIEPNKMSIALSVTFCSPTHTLTEEEIQKESSAIVNLVCENTGGTLRAYH